The Pseudomonadota bacterium genome includes the window CCCAGGTCAGCGCCCACTGCATCTGATTGGCGCCGTAATCGGGAAGAAAGTCATCCAAGACAAGAAGCGGGCACTGATGCAGAGCGGGAGACGTCCACATCAATCGGGCGCCCGATGCGATGAGCATGAACAAGAGCAGCAGCTCGTGGGCCGTGTCTCGCGGAAACTCGTCCGAAAGAACACGAAATTCCTCGGGTGTGAGCTGCTCGCGTGCAGCGTGAACAACCTTCGTCGCAAAGCTCCCCAATCTGAGCACATCTTGAACGGTGGCTCCCCTGGGATAGTTCGCTCGCGTCGACGGTCGCTGCCAGAGGCTCACGACCGACTTGTGAAGACGTGAGCGACTCTCCGCGGGATCCTCGAGTGATTGGCGATCGCACTGCAGGATTCGCGCCAGTTCTTCCCTGTAGCGCTCAGATACAACAAGTTCTCCACGCTCCCACCGTGAGAAGAGCTTTCGAGTGACGCCGAGCCGAACCGCAACATCGTGCTGCGTGAGCCCGAGCTG containing:
- a CDS encoding XRE family transcriptional regulator, producing the protein MRKAITKIRECRHQLGLTQHDVAVRLGVTRKLFSRWERGELVVSERYREELARILQCDRQSLEDPAESRSRLHKSVVSLWQRPSTRANYPRGATVQDVLRLGSFATKVVHAAREQLTPEEFRVLSDEFPRDTAHELLLLFMLIASGARLMWTSPALHQCPLLVLDDFLPDYGANQMQWALTWERDEARYVLFSQVRLKAPYVKARARVDFLIMEKKPGKRGQWVFAELDGDPHKSQSSQDEERAEGLLIPELRYDNDKLFTEHWMLRFFRDLERAGGEGARREFQRRREARERRAQRFKQIEEHRRAA